The proteins below are encoded in one region of bacterium:
- a CDS encoding VWA domain-containing protein, producing the protein MKYGAPQFLYLLLAVPGIIALLAISYHRKKKRLERFIDRPLIAGLTASYNTWLWWLKHALIVAGLACLLISAARPKWGEKLQIYKGKGIDIVVALDASKSMLAQDIKPSRIERAKTDLSALLDNLSTNQVGITAFAGDCYVMCPMTTDIEAAKLFLDIIDPNTVPRPGTNLEKAVAVSASLFDPKEDAHKALILITDGDNLEGNPLPAVDYATSQGIRIFTIGMGTLEGAPVPVTDAQGNLTQYKKDRENNIVISRLADRELMIIAKAGNGRYYRSDGLYINRLLNELEGMRKKEIGGGEYVEYIERYQYFLLAAFLFILAGLFISDRRGPWLPDHATAFIKNLIRSGLRRNAHV; encoded by the coding sequence ATGAAATACGGCGCTCCCCAATTTTTGTACCTCTTGCTGGCTGTACCCGGGATCATAGCGCTCCTCGCGATCAGCTATCACCGGAAGAAAAAACGCCTGGAGCGTTTCATCGACCGGCCGCTGATCGCCGGGCTTACCGCATCTTATAATACCTGGCTTTGGTGGTTAAAACACGCGCTCATCGTTGCCGGACTGGCATGCCTGCTGATCAGCGCGGCCCGTCCCAAGTGGGGTGAAAAGTTGCAGATCTACAAGGGCAAGGGCATTGACATCGTGGTGGCACTCGACGCTTCAAAAAGCATGCTGGCCCAGGATATCAAGCCCAGCCGGATCGAGCGTGCAAAAACCGACCTGTCTGCACTGCTTGACAACCTATCCACCAACCAGGTCGGCATCACGGCGTTCGCCGGCGACTGCTACGTGATGTGCCCGATGACCACGGACATCGAAGCGGCCAAACTTTTTCTGGATATTATCGACCCGAACACGGTGCCCCGTCCCGGCACAAACCTTGAAAAAGCCGTGGCCGTATCCGCTTCGCTGTTCGACCCCAAGGAGGACGCCCACAAAGCGCTGATCCTGATTACAGACGGCGATAATCTTGAAGGCAACCCGCTCCCGGCAGTTGATTACGCAACTAGCCAGGGTATAAGGATATTCACGATCGGCATGGGCACGCTCGAAGGCGCGCCGGTACCGGTCACTGACGCCCAGGGTAACCTTACCCAGTACAAGAAGGACAGGGAAAACAATATCGTGATCTCAAGACTTGCCGACCGGGAACTCATGATCATTGCCAAGGCCGGCAACGGCCGATATTACCGGAGCGACGGTCTCTACATAAACCGCCTTCTCAACGAACTCGAAGGGATGAGGAAAAAAGAGATCGGCGGCGGCGAATACGTCGAATATATCGAGCGCTATCAATACTTCCTGCTCGCCGCGTTTCTTTTCATCCTCGCCGGGCTCTTTATCAGCGACCGGCGCGGGCCTTGGTTACCAGACCATGCAACGGCCTTTATCAAGAATTTGATCCGGTCGGGCCTGCGGAGAAACGCACATGTCTAA
- a CDS encoding tetratricopeptide repeat protein, with translation MSLLNGDVGSSMRRGNALYKKGSYEEAYKKYQEALVQEPDNTDIHYNIGRALYKMSKLPEAISEFQLALMTKNKRSQANTFFNIGNCQFKQQQLDAAINSYTTALILDPRDVKTKQNLEFCLQLKDKMKSQPQGDSTQQKQPQPQQNPPGQAQPQPDQIGKDEANRLIQAMKNREKENMKNKKEPIEKEHVEKDW, from the coding sequence TTGAGTCTACTCAATGGGGATGTCGGTTCCAGCATGCGCCGGGGCAACGCCCTTTACAAAAAAGGCAGTTACGAGGAAGCCTACAAGAAGTACCAGGAAGCGCTGGTTCAGGAACCTGACAACACCGATATTCACTATAACATCGGCCGCGCTCTTTACAAAATGAGTAAACTACCAGAGGCGATAAGCGAATTCCAACTGGCGCTCATGACTAAAAACAAAAGATCGCAGGCAAACACTTTTTTTAATATCGGCAACTGCCAGTTCAAACAACAGCAGCTTGACGCCGCCATAAACTCGTACACGACCGCCCTGATCCTTGATCCGCGCGATGTCAAAACGAAACAAAATCTTGAGTTCTGCCTGCAGCTGAAGGACAAGATGAAGAGCCAGCCACAGGGCGATTCGACCCAGCAGAAGCAGCCGCAACCGCAACAGAATCCGCCGGGTCAGGCGCAGCCACAGCCGGACCAGATCGGCAAGGATGAAGCGAACCGGCTAATCCAGGCAATGAAGAACCGCGAAAAAGAGAACATGAAGAACAAGAAAGAACCGATCGAGAAAGAACATGTGGAAAAAGACTGGTAA
- a CDS encoding VWA domain-containing protein, protein MSFAHPAYLLLLVPIVLLVIWELTKKESSISFSNLDFFKTAARRGRVLKHMPLAFYTATLVLIVIALARPQKGRIYEEQETKGVDIMLCLDISGTMQAEDFSPLNRLYVAKERAKVFVSKRAGDRIGLVIFASQALTQCPLTTDHKVLTDLIDRVDLGIIQDGTAIGMGLATAAARLRDSKAKEKIIILLTDGLNNTGEIAPLTAAQLAQAYGIKIYCIGVGSKGPVPIPVYDPVFGKQYARVEVDLDMNMLNEISALTSGQAFLATDSDALKAIYDEIDKLEPTTFKVAKHTLYQERAGIFMLPAVILLGIALFLSSALLRRLP, encoded by the coding sequence ATGAGTTTCGCGCATCCGGCATACCTGTTGCTACTCGTGCCCATAGTACTCCTGGTCATCTGGGAGCTGACAAAAAAGGAAAGCAGCATCAGCTTTTCGAACCTGGATTTTTTTAAAACCGCAGCGCGGCGCGGCCGAGTCCTCAAGCATATGCCGCTGGCGTTCTACACCGCCACCCTCGTCCTGATCGTCATTGCGCTCGCCCGGCCCCAGAAAGGCCGCATCTACGAGGAACAGGAAACTAAAGGTGTGGATATAATGCTATGCCTCGACATATCGGGCACGATGCAGGCTGAGGATTTCAGCCCGCTCAACCGTCTATATGTCGCCAAGGAACGCGCCAAGGTCTTTGTCAGCAAACGAGCTGGCGACCGTATTGGATTGGTCATCTTTGCCAGCCAGGCATTGACCCAGTGCCCCCTAACCACCGATCACAAAGTGCTCACTGATCTTATCGACCGCGTTGACCTGGGGATCATCCAGGACGGGACCGCCATCGGCATGGGCCTGGCAACAGCGGCAGCGCGGCTCAGAGATTCCAAAGCCAAGGAAAAGATCATAATTCTGCTCACCGACGGTCTGAACAACACGGGCGAGATCGCCCCGCTGACCGCGGCGCAGCTGGCGCAAGCATACGGCATCAAGATCTACTGCATCGGTGTCGGTTCAAAGGGACCGGTGCCGATACCGGTGTACGATCCGGTCTTCGGCAAGCAGTATGCGCGGGTGGAAGTTGACCTTGACATGAACATGCTCAATGAGATCTCCGCGCTCACCAGCGGCCAAGCTTTCCTGGCAACTGACAGCGATGCCCTGAAAGCAATATATGATGAGATCGACAAGCTGGAGCCGACTACCTTCAAGGTGGCGAAACATACCTTGTACCAGGAAAGGGCCGGGATTTTCATGCTCCCTGCCGTGATCCTGCTGGGAATCGCGCTGTTCTTATCTTCGGCGCTGCTGCGCAGGCTACCATGA